One window of Saimiri boliviensis isolate mSaiBol1 chromosome 4, mSaiBol1.pri, whole genome shotgun sequence genomic DNA carries:
- the BAG6 gene encoding large proline-rich protein BAG6 isoform X2: MEPNDSTSTAVEEPDSLEVLVKTLDSQTRTFIVGAQMNVKEFKEHIAASVSIPSEKQRLIYQGRVLQDDKKLQEYNVGGKVIHLVERAPPQTQLPSGASSGTGSASATHGGGPPPGTRGPGASVHDRNANSYVMVGTFNLPSDGSAVDVHINMEQAPIQSEPRVRLVMAQHMIRDIQTLLSRMECRGGSQPQHSQPAPQPPTVTPEPVALSSQTSEPAESEASPREPMEAEEVEERAPAQNPELTPSGPAPAGPTPAPETNAPNHPSPAEYVEVLQELQRLESRLQPFLQRYYEVLGAAATTDYNNNHEGREEDQRLINLVGESLRLLGNTFVALSDLRCNLACAPPRHLHVVRPMSHYTTPMVLQQAAIPIQINVGTTVTMTGNGTRPPPTPNAEAPPPGPGQASSVAPSSTNVESSTEGAPPPGPAPPPAASHPRVIRISHQSVEPVVMMHMNIQDSGTQPGGVPSAPTGPLGPPGHGQTLGSTLIQLPSLPPEFMHAVAHQITHQAMVAAVASAAAALFGLSLLPPTGQQVPGFPTAPTRVVIARPTPPQARPSHPGGPPVSGTLGAGLGTNASLAQMVSGLVGQLLMQPVLVAQGTSGMAPPPAPATASASAGTTNTATTAGPAPGGPAQPPPTQPSTADLQFSQLLGNLLGPAGPGAGGPGVASPTITVAMPGVPAFLQGMTDFLQATQTAPPPPPPPPPPPPAPEQQTMPPPGSPSGGAGSPGGLGLESLSPEFFTSVVQGVLSSLLGSLGARAGSSESIAAFIQRLSGSSNIFEPGADGALGFFGALLSLLCQNFSMVDVVMLLHGHFQPLQRLQPQLRSFFHQHYLGGQEPTPSNIRMATHTLITGLEEYVRESFSLVQVQPGVDIIRTNLEFLQEQFNSIAAHVLHCTDSGFGARLLELCNQGLFECLALNLHCLGGQQMELAAVINGRIRRMSRGVNPSLVSWLTTMMGLRLQVVLEHMPVGPDAILRYVRRVGDPPQPLPEEPMEVQGAERASPEPQRENASPAPGTTAEEAMSRGPPPAPEGGSRDEQDGASAETEPWAAAVPPEWVPIIQQDIQSQRKVKPQPPLSDAYLSGMPAKRRKTMQGEGPQLLLSEAVSRAAKAAGARPLTSPESLSRDLEAPEVQESYRQQLRSDIQKRLQEDPNYSPQRFPNAHRAFADDP, translated from the exons ATGGAGCCTAATGATAGTACCAGTACGGCTGTGGAGGAGCCTGACAGCTTGGAGGTGCTGGTGAAGACCCTGGACTCTCAAACTCGGACCTTTATTGTGGGGGCCCAG ATGAATGTGAAAGAATTTAAGGAGCACATTGCTGCCTCTGTTAGCATCCCATCTGAAAAACAACGGCTCATTTACCAGGGACGAGTTCTGCAAGATGATAAGAAGCTCCAGGAATATA ATGTTGGGGGAAAGGTTATCCACCTGGTGGAACGGGCTCCTCCTCAGACTCAGCTCCCTTCTGGGGCATCTTCTGGGACGGggtctgcctcagccactcatGGTGGGGGACCCCCGCCTGGTACTCGGGGGCCTGGGGCCTCTGTTCATGACCGGAATGCCAACAGCTATGTCATGGTTGGAACCTTCAATCTTCCT AGTGACGGCTCTGCTGTGGATGTTCACATCAACATGGAACAGGCCCCGATTCAG AGTGAGCCCCGGGTACGGCTGGTGATGGCTCAGCACATGATCAGGGATATACAGACCTTACTATCCCGGATGGAG TGTCGAGGGGGGTCCCAACCGCAGCACAGTCAGCCAGCCCCGCAGCCACCAACTGTGACCCCGGAGCCAGTAGCCTTGAGCTCTCAAACATCAGAACCGGCTGAAAGTGAAGCATCTCCTCGGGAGCCCATGGAGGCAGAAGAAGTGGAGGAGCGTGCCCCAGCCCAAAACCCGGAGCTCACCCCTTCTGGCCCAGCCCCAGCGGGCCCAACACCTGCCCCAGAGACAAATGCACCCAA CCATCCTTCCCCTGCGGAGTATGTCGAGGTGCTCCAGGAGCTGCAGCGGCTGGAGAGCCGCCTCCAGCCCTTCTTGCAGCGCTACTACGAGGTTCTAGGTGCTGCCGCCACCACAGACTACAATAACAAT CACGAGGGCCGGGAGGAGGATCAGCGATTGATCAACTTGGTTGGGGAGAGCCTGCGATTGCTGGGCAACACCTTTGTGGCACTGTCTGACCTGCGCTGCAATCTGGCCTGTGCGCCCCCACGACACCTGCATGTGGTCCGCCCTATGTCTCACTATACCACCCCCATGGTGCTCCAGCAGGCAGCCATTCCCATACAG ATCAACGTGGGAACCACTGTGACCATGACAGGAAATGGGACTCGGCCCCCACCAACTCCCAATGCAGAGGCACCTCCCCCTGGTCCTGGGCAGGCCTCGTCTGTGGCTCCGTCTTCTACCAATGTTGAATCCTCAACTGAGGGGGCTCCCCCGCCAGGGCCGGCTCCCCCGCCAGCCGCCAGCCACCCAAGGGTCATCCGGATTTCCCACCAGAGTGTGGAACCCGTGGTCATGATGCACATGAACATTCAAG ATTCTGGCACGCAGCCTGGTGGTGTTCCGAGTGCTCCCACTGGCCCCCTGGGACCCCCTGGTCATGGCCAAACCCTGG GCTCCACCCTCATCCAgctgccctccctgccccctgaGTTCATGCACGCCGTCGCCCACCAGATCACTCATCAGGCCATGGTGGCAGCTGTTGCCTCCGCGGCCGCAG CCCTTTTTGGTCTCTCTCTTCTACCACCCACAGGACAGCAGGTGCCAGGCTTTCCAACAGCTCCAACCCGGGTAGTGATTGCCCGGCCCACCCCTCCACAGGCTCGGCCTTCCCATCCTGGAGGGCCTCCAGTCTCTGGGACTCTG GGCGCTGGGCTGGGTACCAATGCCTCATTGGCCCAGATGGTGAGCGGCCTTGTGGGGCAGCTTCTTATGCAGCCTGTCCTTGTGG CTCAGGGGACCTCAGGAATGGCTCCACCGCCAGCCCCTGCCACTGCTTCTGCCAGTGCTGGTACCACCAACACAGCTACCACAGCTGGCCCTGCCCCTGGGGGGCCTGCCCAGCCTCCACCCACTCAACCCTCCACGGCTGATCTTCAGTTCTCTCAGCTTCTGGGGAATCTGCTAGGGCCCGCagggccaggggctggagggccTGGTGTGGCTTCTCCCACCATCACTGTGGCGATGCCTGGTGTCCCTGCCTTTCTCCAGGGCATGACTGACTTCTTGCAG GCAACACAGACAGCCCCTCCGCCCCCGccacctcctccacccccaccacctgCCCCAGAGCAGCAGACCATGCCCCCACCAGGCTCCCCTTCTGGTGGCGCAGGGAGTCCTGGAGGCCTGGGTCTCGAGAGCCTGTCACCAGAGTTTTTTACCTCAGTGGTGCAGGGTGTGCTGAGCTCCCTATTGGGCTCCTTGGGGGCTCGGGCTGGCAGCAGTGAAAGTATTGCTGCCTTCATACAACGCCTCAGTGGATCCAGCAACATCTTTGAGCCTGGAGCTGATGGGGCCCTTG GATTCTTTGGGGCCCTGCTGTCTCTTCTGTGTCAGAACTTCTCTATGGTGGACGTAGTGATGCTCCTCCATGGGCATTTCCAGCCACTACAACGGCTCCAGCCCCAGCTGCGATCCTTCTTCCACCAGCACTACCTGGGTGGTCAGGAGCCCACACCCAGTAACATCCGG ATGGCAACCCACACATTGATCACGGGGCTAGAAGAATATGTGCGGGAGAGTTTT TCTTTGGTGCAGGTGCAGCCAGGTGTGGACATCATCCGGACAAACTTGGAATTTCTCCAAGAGCAGTTTAATAGCATTGCTGCTCATGTGCTGCACTGCACAG ATAGTGGATTTGGGGCCCGGTTGCTGGAGTTATGTAACCAAGGCCTGTTTGAATGCCTGGCCCTGAACCTGCACTGCTTGGGGGGCCAGCAGATGGAGCTTGCTGCTGTTATCAATGGCCGAATT CGTCGTATGTCTCGTGGGGTGAATCCCTCCTTGGTGAGCTGGCTGACCACTATGATGGGACTGAGGCTTCAGGTGGTACTGGAGCACATGCCTGTAGGTCCTGATGCCATTCTCAGATACGTTCGCAGAGTTGGTGATCCCCCCCAG CCACTTCCTGAGGAGCCAATGGAAGTTCAGGGAGCAGAAAGAGCTTCCCCTGAGCCTCAG CGGGAGAAtgcttccccagcccctggaacAACAGCAGAAGAGGCCATGTCCCGAGGTCCACCTCCTGCTCCTGAGGGGGGCTCCCGAGATGAACAGGATGGAGCTTCAGCTGAGACAGAACCTTGGGCAGCTGCAGTCCCCCCA GAATGGGTCCCTATCATCCAGCAGGATATTCAGAGCCAGCGGAAGGTGAAACCGCAGCCCCCTCTGAGTGATGCCTACCTCAGTGGTATGCCTGCCAAGAGACGCAAG ACGATGCAGGGTGAGGGCCCCCAGCTGCTTCTCTCAGAGGCTGTGAGCCGGGCAGCTAAGGCAGCCGGAGCTCGGCCCCTGACGAGCCCCGAGAGCCTGAGCCGGGACCTGGAGGCACCAGAGGTTCAGGAGAGCTACAGGCAGCAG CTCCGGTCTGATATACAAAAACGACTGCAGGAAGACCCCAACTACAGTCCCCAGCGCTTCCCCAATGCCCACCGGGCCTTTGCTGATGATCCTTAG
- the BAG6 gene encoding large proline-rich protein BAG6 isoform X10, whose translation MEPNDSTSTAVEEPDSLEVLVKTLDSQTRTFIVGAQMNVKEFKEHIAASVSIPSEKQRLIYQGRVLQDDKKLQEYNVGGKVIHLVERAPPQTQLPSGASSGTGSASATHGGGPPPGTRGPGASVHDRNANSYVMVGTFNLPSDGSAVDVHINMEQAPIQSEPRVRLVMAQHMIRDIQTLLSRMECRGGSQPQHSQPAPQPPTVTPEPVALSSQTSEPAESEASPREPMEAEEVEERAPAQNPELTPSGPAPAGPTPAPETNAPNHPSPAEYVEVLQELQRLESRLQPFLQRYYEVLGAAATTDYNNNHEGREEDQRLINLVGESLRLLGNTFVALSDLRCNLACAPPRHLHVVRPMSHYTTPMVLQQAAIPIQINVGTTVTMTGNGTRPPPTPNAEAPPPGPGQASSVAPSSTNVESSTEGAPPPGPAPPPAASHPRVIRISHQSVEPVVMMHMNIQDSGTQPGGVPSAPTGPLGPPGHGQTLGSTLIQLPSLPPEFMHAVAHQITHQAMVAAVASAAAALFGLSLLPPTGQQVPGFPTAPTRVVIARPTPPQARPSHPGGPPVSGTLQGAGLGTNASLAQMVSGLVGQLLMQPVLVAQGTSGMAPPPAPATASASAGTTNTATTAGPAPGGPAQPPPTQPSTADLQFSQLLGNLLGPAGPGAGGPGVASPTITVAMPGVPAFLQGMTDFLQATQTAPPPPPPPPPPPPAPEQQTMPPPGSPSGGAGSPGGLGLESLSPEFFTSVVQGVLSSLLGSLGARAGSSESIAAFIQRLSGSSNIFEPGADGALGFFGALLSLLCQNFSMVDVVMLLHGHFQPLQRLQPQLRSFFHQHYLGGQEPTPSNIRMATHTLITGLEEYVRESFSLVQVQPGVDIIRTNLEFLQEQFNSIAAHVLHCTDSGFGARLLELCNQGLFECLALNLHCLGGQQMELAAVINGRIRRMSRGVNPSLVSWLTTMMGLRLQVVLEHMPVGPDAILRYVRRVGDPPQPLPEEPMEVQGAERASPEPQRENASPAPGTTAEEAMSRGPPPAPEGGSRDEQDGASAETEPWAAAVPPEWVPIIQQDIQSQRKVKPQPPLSDAYLSGMPAKRRKLRSDIQKRLQEDPNYSPQRFPNAHRAFADDP comes from the exons ATGGAGCCTAATGATAGTACCAGTACGGCTGTGGAGGAGCCTGACAGCTTGGAGGTGCTGGTGAAGACCCTGGACTCTCAAACTCGGACCTTTATTGTGGGGGCCCAG ATGAATGTGAAAGAATTTAAGGAGCACATTGCTGCCTCTGTTAGCATCCCATCTGAAAAACAACGGCTCATTTACCAGGGACGAGTTCTGCAAGATGATAAGAAGCTCCAGGAATATA ATGTTGGGGGAAAGGTTATCCACCTGGTGGAACGGGCTCCTCCTCAGACTCAGCTCCCTTCTGGGGCATCTTCTGGGACGGggtctgcctcagccactcatGGTGGGGGACCCCCGCCTGGTACTCGGGGGCCTGGGGCCTCTGTTCATGACCGGAATGCCAACAGCTATGTCATGGTTGGAACCTTCAATCTTCCT AGTGACGGCTCTGCTGTGGATGTTCACATCAACATGGAACAGGCCCCGATTCAG AGTGAGCCCCGGGTACGGCTGGTGATGGCTCAGCACATGATCAGGGATATACAGACCTTACTATCCCGGATGGAG TGTCGAGGGGGGTCCCAACCGCAGCACAGTCAGCCAGCCCCGCAGCCACCAACTGTGACCCCGGAGCCAGTAGCCTTGAGCTCTCAAACATCAGAACCGGCTGAAAGTGAAGCATCTCCTCGGGAGCCCATGGAGGCAGAAGAAGTGGAGGAGCGTGCCCCAGCCCAAAACCCGGAGCTCACCCCTTCTGGCCCAGCCCCAGCGGGCCCAACACCTGCCCCAGAGACAAATGCACCCAA CCATCCTTCCCCTGCGGAGTATGTCGAGGTGCTCCAGGAGCTGCAGCGGCTGGAGAGCCGCCTCCAGCCCTTCTTGCAGCGCTACTACGAGGTTCTAGGTGCTGCCGCCACCACAGACTACAATAACAAT CACGAGGGCCGGGAGGAGGATCAGCGATTGATCAACTTGGTTGGGGAGAGCCTGCGATTGCTGGGCAACACCTTTGTGGCACTGTCTGACCTGCGCTGCAATCTGGCCTGTGCGCCCCCACGACACCTGCATGTGGTCCGCCCTATGTCTCACTATACCACCCCCATGGTGCTCCAGCAGGCAGCCATTCCCATACAG ATCAACGTGGGAACCACTGTGACCATGACAGGAAATGGGACTCGGCCCCCACCAACTCCCAATGCAGAGGCACCTCCCCCTGGTCCTGGGCAGGCCTCGTCTGTGGCTCCGTCTTCTACCAATGTTGAATCCTCAACTGAGGGGGCTCCCCCGCCAGGGCCGGCTCCCCCGCCAGCCGCCAGCCACCCAAGGGTCATCCGGATTTCCCACCAGAGTGTGGAACCCGTGGTCATGATGCACATGAACATTCAAG ATTCTGGCACGCAGCCTGGTGGTGTTCCGAGTGCTCCCACTGGCCCCCTGGGACCCCCTGGTCATGGCCAAACCCTGG GCTCCACCCTCATCCAgctgccctccctgccccctgaGTTCATGCACGCCGTCGCCCACCAGATCACTCATCAGGCCATGGTGGCAGCTGTTGCCTCCGCGGCCGCAG CCCTTTTTGGTCTCTCTCTTCTACCACCCACAGGACAGCAGGTGCCAGGCTTTCCAACAGCTCCAACCCGGGTAGTGATTGCCCGGCCCACCCCTCCACAGGCTCGGCCTTCCCATCCTGGAGGGCCTCCAGTCTCTGGGACTCTG CAGGGCGCTGGGCTGGGTACCAATGCCTCATTGGCCCAGATGGTGAGCGGCCTTGTGGGGCAGCTTCTTATGCAGCCTGTCCTTGTGG CTCAGGGGACCTCAGGAATGGCTCCACCGCCAGCCCCTGCCACTGCTTCTGCCAGTGCTGGTACCACCAACACAGCTACCACAGCTGGCCCTGCCCCTGGGGGGCCTGCCCAGCCTCCACCCACTCAACCCTCCACGGCTGATCTTCAGTTCTCTCAGCTTCTGGGGAATCTGCTAGGGCCCGCagggccaggggctggagggccTGGTGTGGCTTCTCCCACCATCACTGTGGCGATGCCTGGTGTCCCTGCCTTTCTCCAGGGCATGACTGACTTCTTGCAG GCAACACAGACAGCCCCTCCGCCCCCGccacctcctccacccccaccacctgCCCCAGAGCAGCAGACCATGCCCCCACCAGGCTCCCCTTCTGGTGGCGCAGGGAGTCCTGGAGGCCTGGGTCTCGAGAGCCTGTCACCAGAGTTTTTTACCTCAGTGGTGCAGGGTGTGCTGAGCTCCCTATTGGGCTCCTTGGGGGCTCGGGCTGGCAGCAGTGAAAGTATTGCTGCCTTCATACAACGCCTCAGTGGATCCAGCAACATCTTTGAGCCTGGAGCTGATGGGGCCCTTG GATTCTTTGGGGCCCTGCTGTCTCTTCTGTGTCAGAACTTCTCTATGGTGGACGTAGTGATGCTCCTCCATGGGCATTTCCAGCCACTACAACGGCTCCAGCCCCAGCTGCGATCCTTCTTCCACCAGCACTACCTGGGTGGTCAGGAGCCCACACCCAGTAACATCCGG ATGGCAACCCACACATTGATCACGGGGCTAGAAGAATATGTGCGGGAGAGTTTT TCTTTGGTGCAGGTGCAGCCAGGTGTGGACATCATCCGGACAAACTTGGAATTTCTCCAAGAGCAGTTTAATAGCATTGCTGCTCATGTGCTGCACTGCACAG ATAGTGGATTTGGGGCCCGGTTGCTGGAGTTATGTAACCAAGGCCTGTTTGAATGCCTGGCCCTGAACCTGCACTGCTTGGGGGGCCAGCAGATGGAGCTTGCTGCTGTTATCAATGGCCGAATT CGTCGTATGTCTCGTGGGGTGAATCCCTCCTTGGTGAGCTGGCTGACCACTATGATGGGACTGAGGCTTCAGGTGGTACTGGAGCACATGCCTGTAGGTCCTGATGCCATTCTCAGATACGTTCGCAGAGTTGGTGATCCCCCCCAG CCACTTCCTGAGGAGCCAATGGAAGTTCAGGGAGCAGAAAGAGCTTCCCCTGAGCCTCAG CGGGAGAAtgcttccccagcccctggaacAACAGCAGAAGAGGCCATGTCCCGAGGTCCACCTCCTGCTCCTGAGGGGGGCTCCCGAGATGAACAGGATGGAGCTTCAGCTGAGACAGAACCTTGGGCAGCTGCAGTCCCCCCA GAATGGGTCCCTATCATCCAGCAGGATATTCAGAGCCAGCGGAAGGTGAAACCGCAGCCCCCTCTGAGTGATGCCTACCTCAGTGGTATGCCTGCCAAGAGACGCAAG CTCCGGTCTGATATACAAAAACGACTGCAGGAAGACCCCAACTACAGTCCCCAGCGCTTCCCCAATGCCCACCGGGCCTTTGCTGATGATCCTTAG
- the BAG6 gene encoding large proline-rich protein BAG6 isoform X12: MEPNDSTSTAVEEPDSLEVLVKTLDSQTRTFIVGAQMNVKEFKEHIAASVSIPSEKQRLIYQGRVLQDDKKLQEYNVGGKVIHLVERAPPQTQLPSGASSGTGSASATHGGGPPPGTRGPGASVHDRNANSYVMVGTFNLPSDGSAVDVHINMEQAPIQSEPRVRLVMAQHMIRDIQTLLSRMECRGGSQPQHSQPAPQPPTVTPEPVALSSQTSEPAESEASPREPMEAEEVEERAPAQNPELTPSGPAPAGPTPAPETNAPNHPSPAEYVEVLQELQRLESRLQPFLQRYYEVLGAAATTDYNNNHEGREEDQRLINLVGESLRLLGNTFVALSDLRCNLACAPPRHLHVVRPMSHYTTPMVLQQAAIPIQINVGTTVTMTGNGTRPPPTPNAEAPPPGPGQASSVAPSSTNVESSTEGAPPPGPAPPPAASHPRVIRISHQSVEPVVMMHMNIQDSGTQPGGVPSAPTGPLGPPGHGQTLGSTLIQLPSLPPEFMHAVAHQITHQAMVAAVASAAAGQQVPGFPTAPTRVVIARPTPPQARPSHPGGPPVSGTLGAGLGTNASLAQMVSGLVGQLLMQPVLVAQGTSGMAPPPAPATASASAGTTNTATTAGPAPGGPAQPPPTQPSTADLQFSQLLGNLLGPAGPGAGGPGVASPTITVAMPGVPAFLQGMTDFLQATQTAPPPPPPPPPPPPAPEQQTMPPPGSPSGGAGSPGGLGLESLSPEFFTSVVQGVLSSLLGSLGARAGSSESIAAFIQRLSGSSNIFEPGADGALGFFGALLSLLCQNFSMVDVVMLLHGHFQPLQRLQPQLRSFFHQHYLGGQEPTPSNIRMATHTLITGLEEYVRESFSLVQVQPGVDIIRTNLEFLQEQFNSIAAHVLHCTDSGFGARLLELCNQGLFECLALNLHCLGGQQMELAAVINGRIRRMSRGVNPSLVSWLTTMMGLRLQVVLEHMPVGPDAILRYVRRVGDPPQPLPEEPMEVQGAERASPEPQRENASPAPGTTAEEAMSRGPPPAPEGGSRDEQDGASAETEPWAAAVPPEWVPIIQQDIQSQRKVKPQPPLSDAYLSGMPAKRRKLRSDIQKRLQEDPNYSPQRFPNAHRAFADDP, from the exons ATGGAGCCTAATGATAGTACCAGTACGGCTGTGGAGGAGCCTGACAGCTTGGAGGTGCTGGTGAAGACCCTGGACTCTCAAACTCGGACCTTTATTGTGGGGGCCCAG ATGAATGTGAAAGAATTTAAGGAGCACATTGCTGCCTCTGTTAGCATCCCATCTGAAAAACAACGGCTCATTTACCAGGGACGAGTTCTGCAAGATGATAAGAAGCTCCAGGAATATA ATGTTGGGGGAAAGGTTATCCACCTGGTGGAACGGGCTCCTCCTCAGACTCAGCTCCCTTCTGGGGCATCTTCTGGGACGGggtctgcctcagccactcatGGTGGGGGACCCCCGCCTGGTACTCGGGGGCCTGGGGCCTCTGTTCATGACCGGAATGCCAACAGCTATGTCATGGTTGGAACCTTCAATCTTCCT AGTGACGGCTCTGCTGTGGATGTTCACATCAACATGGAACAGGCCCCGATTCAG AGTGAGCCCCGGGTACGGCTGGTGATGGCTCAGCACATGATCAGGGATATACAGACCTTACTATCCCGGATGGAG TGTCGAGGGGGGTCCCAACCGCAGCACAGTCAGCCAGCCCCGCAGCCACCAACTGTGACCCCGGAGCCAGTAGCCTTGAGCTCTCAAACATCAGAACCGGCTGAAAGTGAAGCATCTCCTCGGGAGCCCATGGAGGCAGAAGAAGTGGAGGAGCGTGCCCCAGCCCAAAACCCGGAGCTCACCCCTTCTGGCCCAGCCCCAGCGGGCCCAACACCTGCCCCAGAGACAAATGCACCCAA CCATCCTTCCCCTGCGGAGTATGTCGAGGTGCTCCAGGAGCTGCAGCGGCTGGAGAGCCGCCTCCAGCCCTTCTTGCAGCGCTACTACGAGGTTCTAGGTGCTGCCGCCACCACAGACTACAATAACAAT CACGAGGGCCGGGAGGAGGATCAGCGATTGATCAACTTGGTTGGGGAGAGCCTGCGATTGCTGGGCAACACCTTTGTGGCACTGTCTGACCTGCGCTGCAATCTGGCCTGTGCGCCCCCACGACACCTGCATGTGGTCCGCCCTATGTCTCACTATACCACCCCCATGGTGCTCCAGCAGGCAGCCATTCCCATACAG ATCAACGTGGGAACCACTGTGACCATGACAGGAAATGGGACTCGGCCCCCACCAACTCCCAATGCAGAGGCACCTCCCCCTGGTCCTGGGCAGGCCTCGTCTGTGGCTCCGTCTTCTACCAATGTTGAATCCTCAACTGAGGGGGCTCCCCCGCCAGGGCCGGCTCCCCCGCCAGCCGCCAGCCACCCAAGGGTCATCCGGATTTCCCACCAGAGTGTGGAACCCGTGGTCATGATGCACATGAACATTCAAG ATTCTGGCACGCAGCCTGGTGGTGTTCCGAGTGCTCCCACTGGCCCCCTGGGACCCCCTGGTCATGGCCAAACCCTGG GCTCCACCCTCATCCAgctgccctccctgccccctgaGTTCATGCACGCCGTCGCCCACCAGATCACTCATCAGGCCATGGTGGCAGCTGTTGCCTCCGCGGCCGCAG GACAGCAGGTGCCAGGCTTTCCAACAGCTCCAACCCGGGTAGTGATTGCCCGGCCCACCCCTCCACAGGCTCGGCCTTCCCATCCTGGAGGGCCTCCAGTCTCTGGGACTCTG GGCGCTGGGCTGGGTACCAATGCCTCATTGGCCCAGATGGTGAGCGGCCTTGTGGGGCAGCTTCTTATGCAGCCTGTCCTTGTGG CTCAGGGGACCTCAGGAATGGCTCCACCGCCAGCCCCTGCCACTGCTTCTGCCAGTGCTGGTACCACCAACACAGCTACCACAGCTGGCCCTGCCCCTGGGGGGCCTGCCCAGCCTCCACCCACTCAACCCTCCACGGCTGATCTTCAGTTCTCTCAGCTTCTGGGGAATCTGCTAGGGCCCGCagggccaggggctggagggccTGGTGTGGCTTCTCCCACCATCACTGTGGCGATGCCTGGTGTCCCTGCCTTTCTCCAGGGCATGACTGACTTCTTGCAG GCAACACAGACAGCCCCTCCGCCCCCGccacctcctccacccccaccacctgCCCCAGAGCAGCAGACCATGCCCCCACCAGGCTCCCCTTCTGGTGGCGCAGGGAGTCCTGGAGGCCTGGGTCTCGAGAGCCTGTCACCAGAGTTTTTTACCTCAGTGGTGCAGGGTGTGCTGAGCTCCCTATTGGGCTCCTTGGGGGCTCGGGCTGGCAGCAGTGAAAGTATTGCTGCCTTCATACAACGCCTCAGTGGATCCAGCAACATCTTTGAGCCTGGAGCTGATGGGGCCCTTG GATTCTTTGGGGCCCTGCTGTCTCTTCTGTGTCAGAACTTCTCTATGGTGGACGTAGTGATGCTCCTCCATGGGCATTTCCAGCCACTACAACGGCTCCAGCCCCAGCTGCGATCCTTCTTCCACCAGCACTACCTGGGTGGTCAGGAGCCCACACCCAGTAACATCCGG ATGGCAACCCACACATTGATCACGGGGCTAGAAGAATATGTGCGGGAGAGTTTT TCTTTGGTGCAGGTGCAGCCAGGTGTGGACATCATCCGGACAAACTTGGAATTTCTCCAAGAGCAGTTTAATAGCATTGCTGCTCATGTGCTGCACTGCACAG ATAGTGGATTTGGGGCCCGGTTGCTGGAGTTATGTAACCAAGGCCTGTTTGAATGCCTGGCCCTGAACCTGCACTGCTTGGGGGGCCAGCAGATGGAGCTTGCTGCTGTTATCAATGGCCGAATT CGTCGTATGTCTCGTGGGGTGAATCCCTCCTTGGTGAGCTGGCTGACCACTATGATGGGACTGAGGCTTCAGGTGGTACTGGAGCACATGCCTGTAGGTCCTGATGCCATTCTCAGATACGTTCGCAGAGTTGGTGATCCCCCCCAG CCACTTCCTGAGGAGCCAATGGAAGTTCAGGGAGCAGAAAGAGCTTCCCCTGAGCCTCAG CGGGAGAAtgcttccccagcccctggaacAACAGCAGAAGAGGCCATGTCCCGAGGTCCACCTCCTGCTCCTGAGGGGGGCTCCCGAGATGAACAGGATGGAGCTTCAGCTGAGACAGAACCTTGGGCAGCTGCAGTCCCCCCA GAATGGGTCCCTATCATCCAGCAGGATATTCAGAGCCAGCGGAAGGTGAAACCGCAGCCCCCTCTGAGTGATGCCTACCTCAGTGGTATGCCTGCCAAGAGACGCAAG CTCCGGTCTGATATACAAAAACGACTGCAGGAAGACCCCAACTACAGTCCCCAGCGCTTCCCCAATGCCCACCGGGCCTTTGCTGATGATCCTTAG